A stretch of DNA from Hirundo rustica isolate bHirRus1 chromosome 1, bHirRus1.pri.v3, whole genome shotgun sequence:
GCCCTTGTGTTTCCAGTGTTGGTCCCGCTAAGTCATCACACATACAAATCTTTCTCAAGGAATCAGAAAAGAAGAGATGATGAGTAAGATTTGAGTTCCACAGTTCCTGGCAGGCACATAAGAAAACTTCTCTAACCATTTAAAGTcctcttttaaatttcttttgttagGTGAAGTGGCTATATTTTAGCCCTAGATAGTGAAAGTCAATTGAAGAAAACAATCTTTTCAGCAGAAAGACTGCAAACTGACTTAGAAGCTACGATGGTCGGCACCCTGCACCTTGCCACTACCCCAGTCACACCAGTTGCTATTCAGTGTGTTATTCATTCTGCATAGTTACTCCACTTCTTAACAGTGCTATTCTTCCACTGATCTTTAACCTGTAACTTGAATCAACTATCaaacagtggagaaaaaaatgtgctgcACTTTGTGCAAATAAATAGAAGCTATGAATGACATgcattaatgcatttttcttttttttttcctagcacagCAAGAGAGCTCATGGATGCTTCAGtaacaaggcttttttttttttttttttaaactacttcTACAGGTTTCCTCTTCTTCCCAGAAAATGGCAGTCAGGCAGGATAACTAAGTTCTGAAAGCACCAcgaagaagaaaaacaaaaaaagtgggggaaaaaaaaaaaaaaaaatcaatccacTAATTGCAAACCATTAGCGGCCTAAACTGTTCcaatttctctgttcctttgtCCTGCTCTCCCACGTTGATAAGGGATACTGCATCTTTGACTCAGTTCCTACCGCACCACCAGACAAGCTACACACAGTTTGGAAGGCCCTATGCAGTCATCATGACAGAAGGCTCCGCAGCCTTTGCACACGATCATGGCTTTCAGCCTGCAGGAGCATTTCAGTTCCAGCTCATCGGCGTTGCTGCTGTCAGCAAATTTCTGAACCGGGATCTGCGCATTCTGGTTAGACAGGCCTGTGGCAGTGTTTGAACCACTTCCTAAAATCCCAATCGATTTCTCAATTGCAGATGCTGCCCTTTTGAAACTTGTGCTACCAAAGTGTATTGTTGGATAatttccacagagctgctgctgctgctgctgctgctgtgggtgctgcgTCTGTATTTTCTGAGCAGCAAGTTGGGTAAAAGGCTTCTGTGGCTCAGAAAGTAAATAGGAAgagaaatctgcattttttaatgcaaacgCTTTTAACTGTTCTTTCACTTCGTTCTGATCATAGGAAGCTTGTTTCATGCCCAGTTCGCAGCTGCTGCTTAAACCTTCCTCAAAAGAAATAGGTTCAGATTTTATATTGCTACAGATGCTGGCTGGCTGAGGCCAACTAAGTCTTTTAGTGGTTTCCATAGTAACTGTCGGTTGTTTTTGATCAGAGGGGACTTCTGCATTTGggtgaggagggggaggaggtggcaggggcagagggggagcagggggatgcaCTAATGTTTTACTCTGCAGAGTTTGAGAGGCACTGGCAATGTCATCACCTTCCTTAATTTGAATATTAGGGGAAAACACACTTCCTAGCCTCAGCTGGTGAGCTGCTGTAGAAATGTTCACGTCTCCCAAACCCTTCTGTTCCAAGTGTCTGCTAAAAGCAAATGTGTTGCAGCCAGGTGGGCCTTTTGAAGTAGTTTGCAACAAAGCTGCTGTAGGAATGGGGCCTCTTGCAGCCATGGACATTTGGTAAAAATGCTGTCTGTGTGAGGTACTGGCTTCTGCGTGAAAGCTGCCATTTTTATCAACATGAAATAAGCTCTGCTGGAAACTGCATGAAGGCAATGGTCTCCTCTGCTGCTTGatctctgggctgtgagcaaTCCGGCTCTGAATGGCGTGTTTGTTAAGCCACTCCTGCTTAAATGGCTGTCCGTGCCCTAGCTGATTCATGCTGGAACTAATTACACAAGGAGCCACTTTAACATCTGTGTCCATTGACACCTTCCCAGGCTCACATTTAATTTGAGCATGTTCCCCTATAGTCCTGGCCATCCTCTTTTTCGGATGGTTTTCACGCTTTCTGATTTGTAGCGGGGCTATGCTGCCTGCTGTAAATCCTTTACCATCTGGATTAGAGTTGGAAGCATGTTCAACAATGTTCCTCTCGGCCACTACTGTTTTACATACTGAGGTAGTTTGCAAAGGCAAAGGAAGCCTGTTAATTTCTAGTTTGGCTCCTGATCTGGGCTGCGGCAGCACTTTTTCTAAAGGCAGATTGCCTTGCAGTAACTGTGTCACTAAGGGATTGTTGGCCTCCACTGATGACAGGCGACAGCTAGAGCCCCCGGCACTAGTGACTCTCTTTAGGGTTTCTGTTGTAAGGGACAGGGAGTCTTCCATGGAGTCCGCAATGGATGTCTTGGAAGTCTGTGGTGGCTGCACACTCGTGGCTATTTCTCCACTCTGGGCAGGCATTTCAGTAAAATCCTCCGTGTCCATCCTGAAGCACTTGTCAGACTCATTAGTTTCCGATTTAACAGGAAGAGCAATGCTTGTCAAAAGACTCCTGGATTGCTGTTCTGACATTTGTGTATAACTGGAAGGTTCGCTTTTGACATTTTTCAAGCAGTTTTGctctgtgaattccttatgCTTACCGGAGGTAAGATGGCTGACTACTGGCTGGTCTGTATTCATCGCCTCCTCATCACGCCAACAAATTCTATTGTTAGTGCTGTACTGATTGGCACAGGCAGCATTGGCTTCATTTTTCAGTGCTGTAGGACCTCTTAGTTGCTCAGCAAAGCCTTGGCTGGTAGTAACCACCTCAATTAATTTATCTTGAGGAGCAAGAGGCACTTCTCGAAGACTTGAACAACCTGCCTGCAAGTTTTTGCTGTCTTGCTTTGCCGTAATGGTGATAAAGCTGGAACTGTGCTCAAGGTTTTCATTAGTGACCATTTCAGGCCTGCTTATGACAGAGACCTGAGGACAGGCTATACTTTGTAAGGCAGCTTCTGTCCTTACAGGTCTGCTCTGCAGGTCAATGCTGCTCTCTGTATTTTCAATAGAGGAAGAAAGTGCCAGACTGGAATTCTGGTTCGTAGTGTGGTCAACAATGACTTTACAAGGTATAGACCTATTCATGGCAGTTTGTGTAAAGCTCAGTGGATGAGATTTACCAGAGAGATCCATCCGGTTTCGCACTCCAGAGCTTTTTTCTAAGAGATCAGCATTCACTTTAGTAGCATTATCGTAAGAGCTTAGTGTCACCATGTTACCAGTAAACATTGAAATGGGTGCCCTTGCAACAGAATCTGCTGCTGCAAGGGACTCACTGCAACTTAAAGCGGACCTGGCGGTATTGTGGCTGGAGACAGCGCTCTGCTCGCTACACCCGGTTATGGCTATCTTATCAGAAGGAAATCTGTTGGTAGTCCCCACTGGCGGAATCAGTACAGAACTACCAGAGAGATGATTTGGCAAGTTACTTGCAATAGATGAAGCTGGCACAGTGGCATAATGACCGGAGACTGCGTTATTCACATTGCTACTGGGTACTGGCAACCTTTTGTCATCGATGGCGTTTGATAAGACTGTGTTGTCTATGGAGACTGGCACATTACTGTTATCAATACATTTTGGTCCAACAGTTATGCAAGGAGTATCAGCCCCTTGGATGGTTTTCAGCATATTTATATTACACGCCGAAAttgctgtgtttgtgctgtCAACAGACATTAACACAGAGGATTTATCAACAGAACTTGCAAAAGAAAGTTCTTTAATTGCTCCAGACATAGCAGtgctgcaaacacacacagagactgAACTTTTATTATAAAGCACTGGCACACTGTTACTTTCAGCAGAGGtagatgaaataattttctcacaCAATTGTGGCACAGGTATATTTTCATCAGAACTGTGCACAGCTATCTCAGTAGCAGTTTCTGGTAATGTAGCTGTGTTAAGGGACTGCTGCAATAAAGTGGTGGTCTCACGGTGATGAGAAGACTTGTTGCTAGGGGACCTGCAGTTAGGATTAACTATAATGACACCAGTAGAACCTTCAATCTTTGTGTCAGTAGCTGTTGGTATCTCCAGAGATGAGGTACTACTTTCCTTTGAGCTAAACTGTGACTTTGATTCTTTATTAGTCTGGAGTAAATGAGCTCTGGCTTGATGCTTTGCAAATAGCTTGGCCTTTGTTTGCTCCTTGATGTGTGCCAGCGTTCTTGTCTTTCCACCTTCGCATGGGGTCCCCATTGCGCCGGAGACtatgctggcagctgctgctacggctgctgcagctgcagcttctctttgGGCTCTTGCTTGCTGAGCTCTTGCTTTGATATCTGCCAGAGTTCTAGCCCCAGTGTTTCTCCCACTGCTGACTGATGTACTTGGGGAAACTCGAGGTTCAGGTTTAGAAACAGGTTGGCTCTTGATGATAAAAGGCGGTCCAATTTTTGAAAGCTGAatctaaacaaagaaaaaggaaaaaaaccacagtaaaTTTTAATGAGATCGTCAGCTCACTAAAATAACCAGCTGTCTCTTTAAGGTGCAGAGAATGGTAATGAAGGGAATTACTGTGCAATGCAGGTGGACAGAAGACTGTTAAAACTTAATGACATTTATGCTTCTATATTCTATCATCCTCCGGCGTGAATAACTGACACCTGTATTAGCCTACTTACACTGATACTTCTGACAGGAAGAAAGATTGAACTGGATGACAACATGATGCTCATCATATATAATCTGTCAGAACTGTTTTATATTCAGAGCATCTACCTGAGATGCTCGGCAAGCCTCGTGCAGTGATACTGGACAAGAACCTGCAAGCAACCCCTTCCTGCAAACATGTGAAAAAGTAACGATCATGTAGTGTCTTTCTCCTTGGTCAGCAGTGATTAAGACATCAGGAACAGCCTTTGTTTTGCTTATAAACCAGACAACAAATCTTGCCATTAGATAGGATGTAGTGGTATCTCCACTGAGCCTGCTTTCCAACTTCCAGGACAGAGGATTTAAGAGGTGCAAAAGAAGTGAGTCACTAAAGGATACgcctttcctttcctcactTGCATTTTTAAGACTCACTTTAGTACAACCCTGGATAACTCTTATATCACTGCACTTTGAAAGTTAAATCCTCAGGACTATAAATAATAAACTCACAAATactaaaaatttaaataccTAGCGctttaagaaaaagaataacCTGTAAAATCACTGGAATTATTAGGATGTTTCCAATTAGGCATATCATTTTTCAAGATAAAGAATCTTGGAACCACTTTGTAACTCATACACTCTCTCAGGACACCCCAAGTTTGGCAAAAAAAGTTTCCGTTTCTTAAAATGGACATATGTCTACTGGCTGTCCCTAGCAATAGAACTTAGTGGCTAATGCTATGACTTTTTCTGAAAGGAACTGAGAAGAAAACTAGGTAGTATTTGTAGAAAAAGTAGTTGTAAGGTATGATGGGAAGTGACAGCCACATGGCAGACTGACTTAGAAGAATTGgggttcttttttcctcttttaattaCAAAGGATGGGGGTTTGTTGGTGAGATGATACAAGAGCCAAATATTTGTTACATAAAAAGCATACTAGAATTGAGTGCCCACAATTTTTCAAAACattctgctttcagtttcaGCAGCAACTCTTTTCAGTTTCCACTCTGTATTACCAGAATTCCTAGAGCTCTaagtgctttggtttttttaaattattattattgtaatgACCTTTTTTAATTCCCTAGTGATCTATTTTCCTCTATGCTTAGAGAGTTATTAGAATTTATTAGGCTAGATAGACACCTTCCAAATATGAAAGAGCATCACTAAATTCAGAAGGGGCTAACTTCCAATTGCATCActgctcttaaaaataaattagctgAAATATGCTTCTGCACTAGTGATTAAAGCAGTTAGTCTATTTGCCCTCCCGGCCATATTAACAATgttcagtggctgcagcagttaaaaataaatgcagaaaagggCATTTCTGAATAATCAGGAACTAGTATTGCAAAGCCAATAACTTAACTGCAGTAAATTGGATCTTAAACTTGGCTGATGTCAtcaaatatgaaattaaaaggGTCAAAACACTGAGCCTATATATAACTGAATCTACAGAACTCTCTGTTATTAAAGAAAACCCTTTTCAACTGAAATATACTTTCTTATATGGCAGAATAATACACATAAAAGTGTTTGCTTAGGTGGCACTTTCTTTTTACCTTTCGTTTTGCCATTAACAAAGGTATCTATACATATATAAATCAGATATTTCACCCTGGTAGGTCCCTGTTTCTAGTTAATTCTACAGGGAAATCTTTCATTTCAGCCTATCCCAACCCTTGGGCTTGCAAAAGGATCTCAACTATTCTGACTCGGTCCGCTTGCTGGATTAAGGTGCTGGTTGTTTTTCTAAGTGCTGGTTATGATAATATTTATTAGTCATGCTTGCTGGAGAAGGCATACACAGAAGAACAAGCACAAAATACAGATGGACAATCAGAAAAACAAGTGCTGCATGTGACTGATAGGGAAGATCTTGAGTTAGATTAAGCCATGGATCCTGGAGAGCTCTCCCACAcacaaaatcaattttttaGCAAAGACCCCTACCAAACAACTGTAGATATAGCTGTATCAGAAGTAATTTGACACGGTGGAAAAGTAATAGTAAAGCAAAACCATCCGTACTAACAGCTCTTATACATCCCCCAAAAATACACCATGCACTGTGCCTGTATGCAGTTCAGAGACGGATATAATAAACCTTTTGTTTCCAAGCCACCCTGTTCGTTCATTACTTTACCTTAAGGGGTGGAACTCGGGGTTCCTCTCTGGGTGGCTGTTCTTTATCAGGTGGACTTGTTGATGAAGCATTACGATTAGGCAGATCATCATCTATTCTAGCTCTCTTTTCTTTACAGATTCCAAAACCGTGCTgttctgctgttttcctctttggGATCTCTGGGTCTCTACTTTCATTTCTTGCTTCCGGTAATTTTGTGGTTTCTAAAGACTTGGAAGAATGTGAACTCTCTAGACGACTTTGGGTGCTGCCTGATAGCTTGTGAGATTTACTTCTGCACACTTCAGAGAACGTAGCTTTCTCTAGAGATGAGGTATATAGTTTATCATGAGGCTTTGATGGAAGCAATTCGATATTTTTGCCAAGTGAACCTTCTGATAAGACAGATACCTCTGAGGGCAAGAGTGTACCTTTCTTGTCACTTCTTTGCTGAacactgtgatttttatttttgatcaCCTCTGGAGGAGTGTGTTCTGGGATGGATGCAATGTAGGATTTCTCAATTTCAGAATGTGACTTACATGGCTGATGACTGAGGCTTTTGCTTTGGGACTCTTCCAATACTGAAACATCAGGTATAATTGTCAGCGGACcaactttcatattttcaggGGCGCTCTGAAGTTGTTTTGGCTGAACAAGATTCTCTTCTTGAACCACCTTAGGAATGACTGAGATTTCTTCTTTCAGAGTGGGAAGCGAGTCTTCCAATAAACATGGCGATTTCCTTTGCTGCAAAGCAAGTCTTTCACTGCTTGGGGAATTAGAAACTGGAGATATCTCTGATGGAAGAGGCAAACTATTTGTCACAAATGTTTCAGAAGTTAGAAGGACAGAAGATACCGAAGATGTTTCTGACATTAAAGGCAAATCAGACATTGGAGATGTTTCTGATGTTAAAGGTAAATTAGAAGCTGGTGATGCCTCTGATGTTAAAGGTAAATTTGACATCAAAGATGCTTCTGAGGTTACAGGTGAAGTGGACATGGGAGAGATTTCCGACATTAAGGGCGTGTGCAAGTTTTCATCACTGGCCTTTTGCTGAATATCACCTTCAACGTTTTCAGAACTGGACACTTCAGATGAGCAAGCTGTTTCAAGAGATGCTGGAGTACAGGGTTCCTCTGAAGTTGACTGAGTGTCTCCTCCAGGAGAGGCAATACAAACTTCAGGacttccagaggaaaaggaagtttCAGAAATACAAGCATTCTCAGACAACTGTTCTTCAGGGTCGCTATGAAGCTCCATATCCACTGCAATGCCTCCACCAGTGAACAAGGAGCCTTCCAGAGCAGAACTTTGCATTTCTGGCACAATTAGCTCTTTTGCAGACTCAGAATCCTTCTCAGCTGTACCGCTGACAGAGTTTGTGGATGAAGCTGATTGTGCTGGTGATATGCAATCCTCCAGCTGATCTATCACAACTGACATCTCCTCCTGAGGGCATTCTGATTTCAACTCTACTTTAATTTCAATGCGAGATACAGTATCAGTTATATCATTCATCATGACACAGGACTCAGTGCTGTCTGCAAGCTGTACTGCCTCTGTTTCCTCATTTGTGCCAGCTGGACTTACAGACTCCTCAGAAAATTCATGTTCTGGCTTATGGTTCTCCTCTTGGCATTCACAAATACTTGTCTCGACCTCTTCAGCAATTTCCTCCTGAATGACTGATTCTTCAGGTATCAGTATATCCTCAGAATCTGCTGTTAGATCCTTGACAGGAACCTGTTCCATACTACAATTAGATGGACTATAATCTCTTTCTGGTAAAGGCGGAACTTTAGCACCTTTCTCCTCTTGATCCTCAAAGGTTGCTTGCTTAGAAGGACCAGGTGTGCCAGAAGATGTGCACAAAGAATTGCTTTCATCTTCATCATTGCTCTGCACTGCAGTGAGCTTCGTTGATTCTCCTCTTGACATTCCCAacctaaagaaaaacagaaattaaaacaattatttccaTCACATTAAGGATGAGAGAATAGGCTAACTTTTCTCAcccacatttttatttgtaaaaaatacagattttatagCTTAAAAGGATGACTTGCTTAAGTGGTGGCTATAGAGTTTTATGTATTTTGGAAACCTAACTACTGAGATTTTCTTACAAGTGTTAAAaactaggaatatttttaatgtaagttATCTCTCTGTTTACcttcctgatttatttttaaatttttttttcttcaaatactaGCACTATCTTGCAACACTGGTACAGCATCCATTGCAGAAGAAATGCGCAGCTCCATCTTCTTCTAGCAGGAACAGTTGTAAAagaaatcccttttcccctacTTCACCTGCTTTTAGGGTCAACACAGCTAGCAATATGACAGAAGTTTAACATTCTCAAGGAGCTCaaagataaatatttacaatCTATGCATTCACTCTCAGGGATGAATTGCAAAGGAACCATGTATACTATGCATGCTTCTGAAGATTTTCTTACCTTTGATCCTGAAAAGACTagtttaaataaagttttattacttcaggagaattaaaaaaagaaaccccaaaacaaaactaaggCCAcgagatgaaaaaaaaaaggttgttttaaaaaatgtatgtgCTCTGACATCCTCATTCCATTCTAATGGAGTACAGACAGCACCTTTAGTATGATTTTCCAAGCAGACATTATGCCTCAGCAATTCCATAATGgtagaaaatacagcaaagctTGGTGGGAGGCCTTAAAAGAAATTTCATGGTCTTAAGGATCTTCTAATCTACTAAACAGATCTCTGTTAtcattttaatcagaaaataaagaatacaaCGGAAACAAGCAAGCATAAAAGATATTCAGAAGCTATGGAACCAAAATTGCTTGTCAGTGTGTAGCCAGAGGATACAGAGATATAAAGGCCTTTTCAGATGAAATACAGAAcatgtaaaaaaccaaaatctgtggttgtacattttaaaaatactgaacagaTGTACTACAGTGTGGTGGTGCAACTACAGTGAGAGCTgtaaacacaaaaaaccccacaaaactaCCCAGCCTGGAAGTGGCATCCCAAAAAGCACAGTTAATTATTAGTATTACCTACTACTAGATACAAATCGTGAACAAAGTCTCCCTATGCTATCAATAGGCTGGGGAAGGATCCTCTAGAGAGCAATTCACAATTCCCACACTGAATGCATTTCAGAAGATGTGTCTTCCTTCTGTATAGACTGTTAAGTTCTCCATATGGTCTAAGTTTAGGTTATAAGTTTAGATGAGTAAACTTTAGTTTACCAAGGTTTTGGTGAGTAACTTCCTCTAAATTTCCTTGTGTTAAGGAGCCAAAGTTATCTCAGGAAgatgagaagggaaaacaaatccaCTCCATTACTGAAAACTGAATCAATGGTCTATTTTCTTTAGCTGGGTTACACCATGAAAAGATACTGCTTGATGGTTATCTTTATAGACTGAAAATCCACAAAGGCATGAAGGACAGGATAAAGCTGAATGAAACTGTCATATGGACACTACACAAATACACACATTCTAGTAACATATTGAAGATAAAAACTGTAAGGGAAATAAGATAAAGCAGATTAAGGCCAGCAGAACATGTACtgaatcttaatttttttttttaatattggaAATACTACTATGTTGAAGAAGAAAC
This window harbors:
- the ASXL3 gene encoding putative Polycomb group protein ASXL3; this translates as MFFPVPTRKGAEALTRGLCALAPARPGLALVRHSRGGSCRSEEGTGGHRRGGGLPQPEELPRCAEGTVLRKRNRESSTALEKYPNSPMTAKQILEVIQKEGLKETSGTSPLACLNAMLHTNTRVGDGTFFKIPGKSGLYALKKEESTCPTDGTLDLGCESELDGTEMAETNNNNGEENGVCPKQTSEEMSSNRDSSLTNAPVQSKLVSSFQQHTKKALKQALRQQQKRRNGVSMMVNKTVPRVVLTPLKVSDEQSDSPSGSESKNGEADGSDKEMKHGQKSPTGKQTSQHLKRLKKSGLGHLKWTKAEDIDIETPGSILVNTNLRALINKHTFASLPQHFQQYLLLLLPEVDRQMGSDGVLRLSSSALNNEFFAYAAQGWKQRLAEGEFTPEMQLRIRQEIEKEKKIEPWKEKFFERFYGEKLGMSRGESTKLTAVQSNDEDESNSLCTSSGTPGPSKQATFEDQEEKGAKVPPLPERDYSPSNCSMEQVPVKDLTADSEDILIPEESVIQEEIAEEVETSICECQEENHKPEHEFSEESVSPAGTNEETEAVQLADSTESCVMMNDITDTVSRIEIKVELKSECPQEEMSVVIDQLEDCISPAQSASSTNSVSGTAEKDSESAKELIVPEMQSSALEGSLFTGGGIAVDMELHSDPEEQLSENACISETSFSSGSPEVCIASPGGDTQSTSEEPCTPASLETACSSEVSSSENVEGDIQQKASDENLHTPLMSEISPMSTSPVTSEASLMSNLPLTSEASPASNLPLTSETSPMSDLPLMSETSSVSSVLLTSETFVTNSLPLPSEISPVSNSPSSERLALQQRKSPCLLEDSLPTLKEEISVIPKVVQEENLVQPKQLQSAPENMKVGPLTIIPDVSVLEESQSKSLSHQPCKSHSEIEKSYIASIPEHTPPEVIKNKNHSVQQRSDKKGTLLPSEVSVLSEGSLGKNIELLPSKPHDKLYTSSLEKATFSEVCRSKSHKLSGSTQSRLESSHSSKSLETTKLPEARNESRDPEIPKRKTAEQHGFGICKEKRARIDDDLPNRNASSTSPPDKEQPPREEPRVPPLKIQLSKIGPPFIIKSQPVSKPEPRVSPSTSVSSGRNTGARTLADIKARAQQARAQREAAAAAAVAAAASIVSGAMGTPCEGGKTRTLAHIKEQTKAKLFAKHQARAHLLQTNKESKSQFSSKESSTSSLEIPTATDTKIEGSTGVIIVNPNCRSPSNKSSHHRETTTLLQQSLNTATLPETATEIAVHSSDENIPVPQLCEKIISSTSAESNSVPVLYNKSSVSVCVCSTAMSGAIKELSFASSVDKSSVLMSVDSTNTAISACNINMLKTIQGADTPCITVGPKCIDNSNVPVSIDNTVLSNAIDDKRLPVPSSNVNNAVSGHYATVPASSIASNLPNHLSGSSVLIPPVGTTNRFPSDKIAITGCSEQSAVSSHNTARSALSCSESLAAADSVARAPISMFTGNMVTLSSYDNATKVNADLLEKSSGVRNRMDLSGKSHPLSFTQTAMNRSIPCKVIVDHTTNQNSSLALSSSIENTESSIDLQSRPVRTEAALQSIACPQVSVISRPEMVTNENLEHSSSFITITAKQDSKNLQAGCSSLREVPLAPQDKLIEVVTTSQGFAEQLRGPTALKNEANAACANQYSTNNRICWRDEEAMNTDQPVVSHLTSGKHKEFTEQNCLKNVKSEPSSYTQMSEQQSRSLLTSIALPVKSETNESDKCFRMDTEDFTEMPAQSGEIATSVQPPQTSKTSIADSMEDSLSLTTETLKRVTSAGGSSCRLSSVEANNPLVTQLLQGNLPLEKVLPQPRSGAKLEINRLPLPLQTTSVCKTVVAERNIVEHASNSNPDGKGFTAGSIAPLQIRKRENHPKKRMARTIGEHAQIKCEPGKVSMDTDVKVAPCVISSSMNQLGHGQPFKQEWLNKHAIQSRIAHSPEIKQQRRPLPSCSFQQSLFHVDKNGSFHAEASTSHRQHFYQMSMAARGPIPTAALLQTTSKGPPGCNTFAFSRHLEQKGLGDVNISTAAHQLRLGSVFSPNIQIKEGDDIASASQTLQSKTLVHPPAPPLPLPPPPPPHPNAEVPSDQKQPTVTMETTKRLSWPQPASICSNIKSEPISFEEGLSSSCELGMKQASYDQNEVKEQLKAFALKNADFSSYLLSEPQKPFTQLAAQKIQTQHPQQQQQQQQLCGNYPTIHFGSTSFKRAASAIEKSIGILGSGSNTATGLSNQNAQIPVQKFADSSNADELELKCSCRLKAMIVCKGCGAFCHDDCIGPSKLCVACLVVR